The region CTTATTAAAATCCAGTATTAGCAATCGTAAACTTTGAATGCTTTAAAAGTAAGGCCTAAAAAATATGAATACAAAAGAGGGAATGCAAATCAGGTCTTGGTTCTTTTAAATATTGAGGTAAGATTCTAATTCCTAACCAATCTCCAAAATAATGAAGCCAAGCATTTAGATATAATTCTGATTCTTTAGCCTCCATTACCTGTCTGGGGAAATTTGGATACATGGGTTTAAAACTAACATGATCTCCTAGTAATTGTTTTAAATTACCTATAATCTCACGATAGAACTCTTCAATTTCATCGACTGAATAAGTTCTTAATATTTCAATGATTTCTGCAGAGAATGTATAACCTAAATTTTCAACGTTTTTTAATAAGGTAGAAATATAGACATCTTCAAGTTGGTTGTTTTTCCTTTGAATGATGATCTTCTTTTTTCTTCTTAGGAATATATTGTTCAAAATATTTTTTACTCTACTGATTCATTTCCACTAAGGTTTCAAATAGAATTTTAGTCCCCAGTTCCAAATTATCAACCGTCATGTTTTCGTTTTTCCCATGCATTCCATCAATGTCTTCTGATTTGAGAACTGCCGGAATCAATCCATAAGAGTTAATTCCCACTCGCCGTAAGTACGAATTGTCTGTTTTCCCAGGAGAAAGGAAGGGAGTCACGGTGCTATTCGGAAATTTATTTACAGAAACGGCAGCCAATGTGCTGAAAAGACGAGTATTGATAGGAGATACATCGGTAGGATTGATATCTGTAAATGTCACTTCCGCTTTATACTTTTCGGCAATGGTTTTTACCTTATTGGCGAAGTCTTGGATGTCCACACCGGGTAGAGTTCGGATATCGAGTCTTCCGGAAGCCTCTCCTGCAATGACATTTTCTCCACCTTCCCCTTCTGTTGTGCGAAATCCAGTGATGGATTTAGTATTAGTTGTCATGGCAGTTAGGTGGCGATTGCTCCGAATCGTTCCGTGTAATAATGGTTTGATTAAAGGATTTCTTGCATTTTTGAGAAAAAACGATTTGGGAAAAGAACTGATAGTTCCTAGTTGATAAAAGAATGCATCTGTTTCTTCTGTAATACGAATGTCAGATTCAAGTTCTCTCACTTCATTAAAAAATTGAATTAAGGAAAGAGCAGGGTATTGGTTGGGAGGAGATGAACCATGGCCGCTCGTTCCCGTGATTTTGGCTCGTAACCAAATGTTTCCTTTTTCCGCATATTGGATGTTAAAGATGGTAGATCCAGGAATCACAATATCTCTTGTGGCAACTCCACCTTCATTGATTGCATATTCATAACCTTGGAGTAAATGTTTTTGGGCAGTTGTCATATATCTGCCACCTAACACCGATCCAGATTCTTCATCAGCAAGTGCTAAATACATAATTTTTCTGGTTCTTGGAATTCCAGTACGTTTGATTTCTAAAAAGGCAAGTAACTCCATAACGGCCATACCTTTCATATCAATGGCCCCACGCCCCCAAACTCTGCCTTCACTTACCGTTCCAGATAGAGGGTTTACTTTCCATTCTTTCGAATCGAATTCTACTGTATCCAAGTGATTTGCGAGGATGATTCCCGGTTCAGGGTTGGGAACAGTTGCTTGTAGTTCCGCAATCAAATTGGGTCTTGTTGGATGTTTGGGATCAAAAACCAATCGCGAAGGAATTCCTTCTTTTGTGAGGACTGCTTGTATGTATTTGGCTACCTGGATTTCATTACCACGAACCGAAGGAATTTTTAATAGATCCGATAAAAGTTTTACAGCCTCGGCTTTACGATTTTCCCAATTTACTTTGGGATAGTTTTTTTTTAGTTCTGCATATTTTACTTTTTGCCCAAAAGAACAATGTATAGTGAATATCGCTATCACTAGAATCGAAATCCATAACTTCTTAAACTTCATAGACCTTTCTCCCACAATCAGTGAGAGAAAGAGAATCATGGATTTCAAAACTTAAAAGTAAAAACTAGTTCAATTTTTTCTTAGAACCAACCTGACGATGGCTGCTTTTCCTTTATGGAACGGACTTTCATTCAGTTCAGTTTCAAGAGCTTCTTCATATTCAACATTCATTTCCGAAAAATCCATTCGTAAGTCTTTCAATTGACAAAGCATATCAGGATCTTTGGGGCCACCGGATGTGTATTGTAGTTGGTCTGGTGAAAATGCTTCTAATAATAAAATTCC is a window of Leptospira kanakyensis DNA encoding:
- a CDS encoding M20/M25/M40 family metallo-hydrolase, with product MKFKKLWISILVIAIFTIHCSFGQKVKYAELKKNYPKVNWENRKAEAVKLLSDLLKIPSVRGNEIQVAKYIQAVLTKEGIPSRLVFDPKHPTRPNLIAELQATVPNPEPGIILANHLDTVEFDSKEWKVNPLSGTVSEGRVWGRGAIDMKGMAVMELLAFLEIKRTGIPRTRKIMYLALADEESGSVLGGRYMTTAQKHLLQGYEYAINEGGVATRDIVIPGSTIFNIQYAEKGNIWLRAKITGTSGHGSSPPNQYPALSLIQFFNEVRELESDIRITEETDAFFYQLGTISSFPKSFFLKNARNPLIKPLLHGTIRSNRHLTAMTTNTKSITGFRTTEGEGGENVIAGEASGRLDIRTLPGVDIQDFANKVKTIAEKYKAEVTFTDINPTDVSPINTRLFSTLAAVSVNKFPNSTVTPFLSPGKTDNSYLRRVGINSYGLIPAVLKSEDIDGMHGKNENMTVDNLELGTKILFETLVEMNQ